The following are from one region of the Fusarium verticillioides 7600 chromosome 1, whole genome shotgun sequence genome:
- a CDS encoding 40S ribosomal protein S21 encodes MENDRGEIVDLYVPRKCSATNRIIKAKDHGSVQISIAKVDENGRAIQGENHVYALCGFVRAMGESDDSLNRLAQRDGLLKSVWSGQR; translated from the exons ATGGAGAACGACCGCGGCGAGATTGTGGACCT TTACGTCCCCCGCAAGTGCAGCGCCACCAACCgcatcatcaaggccaaggatcaCGGCTCTGTCCAGatctccatcgccaaggttgacgagaACGGCCGTGCCATCCAGGGCGAGAACCACGTCTACGCCCTCTGCGGTTTCGTCCGAGCCATGGGCGAGAGCGACGACTCCCTCAACCGACTGGCCCAGCGCGACGGTCTCCTCAAGAGCGTCTGGAGCGGACAGCGATAA